A stretch of the Vigna radiata var. radiata cultivar VC1973A chromosome 7, Vradiata_ver6, whole genome shotgun sequence genome encodes the following:
- the LOC106766220 gene encoding uncharacterized protein LOC106766220 isoform X1 — MNMSSSHHSFIKFHNQSKNSKQGKSMENLITLTTTKHLFLCLSLLYLFFTYLFLVLYVISTQSKCLFRSDPFHPIQSSSLFSYPSSYGQHKYAISTSRSTCSSPLNFSDYWDVLKEIQNLSRNAECSTRNVRYMQMQGGGDSFGGNLSSHLRFSFFDHQNDSSEVPCGFLKKFPISDSDKIAMEKCESVVVVSAIFNDHDKIRQPRGLGSETLENVCFFMLIDDVTLKGLEYDGLISTYSNGYKIGVWRIVKVTKEDLYEKPAMNGVIPKYLVHRLFPNSQFSVWIDAKLQLMVDPLLLIHSLVISQNADMAISKHPHFVHTMEEAMATARWKKWWDVNALKMQMETYCENGLQPWTPIKMPYSSDVPDSALILRKHGLRSNLFSCLIFNELEAFNPRDQLAFAFVRDHMNPKLKLNMFEVEVLEQVTMEYRHNLKPSDVSFAKKSSMTTKTIRAQPDLLDQNGSCSSKCQQYLATMWGSHQ, encoded by the exons ATGAATATGTCATCATCACATCACTCCTTTATCAAGTTCCATAATCAAAGCAAAAACTCAAAGCAAGGGAAATCCATGGAAAACCTAATAACATTAACAACCACCAAACATCTCTTCCTTTGTTTATCCTTGTTATATCTCTTCTTCACCTATCTTTTCCTTGTTCTTTACGTCATTTCCACTCAATCCAAATGCCTTTTCAGATCAGACCCTTTTCATCCAATTCAATCTTCCTCTCTCTTCTCCTACCCTTCTTCCTATGGACAGCACAAGTATGCCATTTCAACTTCACGTTCTACTTGCTCTTCTCCTCTCAATTTTTCAG ATTACTGGGATGTATTGAAGGAGATTCAGAATTTGAGCAGGAACGCTGAATGTTCCACAAGAAATGTGAGGTACATGCAGATGCAGGGTGGTGGTGATAGTTTCGGTGGGAATCTGAGTAGCCAtttaaggttttctttttttgatcACCAAAACGATAGCAGTGAAGTGCCTTGTGGATTCTTGAAGAAATTTCCAATAAGTGATTCTG ATAAAATTGCCATGGAAAAGTGTGAAAGTGTAGTTGTAGTTTCAGCAATATTCAATGACCACGACAAGATCCGACAACCTAGGGGTCTTGGGTCGGAAACACTAGAAAATGTCTGCTTCTTCATGTTGATAGATGATGTTACCCTGAAAGGGCTTGAATATGATGGCTTAATCTCAACATATTCCAATGGATACAAGATAGGTGTGTGGAGAATTGTGAAGGTTACGAAAGAGGATTTGTATGAGAAACCAGCAATGAATGGTGTTATACCAAAATATTTAGTTCATAGGCTTTTCCCAAATTCCCAATTCAGTGTTTGGATAGATGCAAAGCTGCAACTGATGGTTGATCCATTGCTGCTCATTCATTCACTTGTTATATCTCAGAATGCAGACATGGCTATATCAAAACACCCACATTTTGTTCATACCATGGAAGAAGCAATGGCCACTGCAAGATGGAAGAAATGGTGGGATGTCAATGCCTTGAAGATGCAGATGGAGACCTACTGTGAAAATGGATTGCAGCCATGGACTCCCATCAAAATGCCATATTCCTCAG ATGTGCCAGACAGTGCACTGATCCTGAGGAAGCATGGACTAAGAAGTAATCTATTCTCATGTCTTATATTCAATGAGTTGGAGGCTTTTAACCCAAGAGATCAATTAGCTTTTGCATTTGTTAGAGATCACATGAACCCCAAGTTGAAGCTGAACATGTTTGAGGTTGAAGTTCTTGAACAAGTGACTATGGAGTACAGGCACAATCTCAAGCCAAGTGATGTGTCCTTTGCCAAAAAGTCATCTATGACAACAAAAACTATAAGGGCACAACCAGATTTGTTGGATCAAAATGGAAGCTGTAGCAGCAAGTGCCAGCAGTATCTTGCCACCATGTGGGGGTCTCACCAATAA
- the LOC106767861 gene encoding uncharacterized protein LOC106767861 isoform X2 yields MESAISLRYCPFPYSSKGFQSAASIGFHLRLNHATPLSAPQFSATRHQVTRSVWHANCTFERFSQPTQKEERGSEILRGVTGASLVLACVLGLFNFKMNPKLTTAHASSSSSFPSSGHYNSSMFENEVDGKGRDALESLLKIMKDAQVHENEIIPSQFNEDRGPSGEEVNTLKCIAIRESKSPKGREALKKLQEQYIKCKNDDLRQAQEYLGVALVEVLLLLQKCDELLNLYDDDDSGFGRRMVKAKLILYKAIVHTMLEDNGARKWGNKEALEWRKTFIKTF; encoded by the exons ATGGAATCTGCTATCTCCCTACGTTACTGTCCCTTTCCCTACAGCTCCAAAGGATTTCAAAGTGCAGCTTCTATCGGATTTCATCTCAGGTTAAACCATGCCACACCTCTTTCTGCTCCTCAATTTTCTGCCACCAGACACCAAGTTACACGTTCAGTTTGGCATGCAAATTGCACGTTTGAAAGATTCTCTCAGCCCACCCAGAAGGAGGAAAGAGGCAGCGAAATTCTGAGAGGGGTTACAGGAGCTTCTCTTGTGCTGGCATGTGTTCTTGGATTGTTTAACTTTAAGATGAATCCAAAACTCACCACCGCTcatgcttcttcttcttcttcttttccttcatcTGGTCATTATAATTCATCCATGTTTGAGAATGAAGTTGATGGCAAAGGAAGAGATGCTCTTGAGTCATtgttgaaaataatgaaagatgcACAAGTTCATGAGAATGAGATAATCCCTTCCCAGTTTAACGAGGATCGTGGACCTAGCGGAGAAGAAGTTAACACCCTTAAg TGTATTGCTATTCGTGAAAGCAAATCTCCCAAGGGACGTGAAGCACTGAAGAAACTGCAAGAACAATACATAAAATGCAAGAATGATGATCTTCGACAGGCACAAGAGTACCTTGGAGTGGCTTTGGTAGAAGTTTTACTCCTGCTCCAG AAATGTGATGAACTATTAAACCTTTACGACGATGATGATTCTGGATTTGGGAGGAGAATGGTAAAAGCTAAATTGATCCTTTACAAG GCCATTGTACACACAATGTTGGAAGACAACGGAGCACGCAAATGGGGTAATAAGGAAGCACTTGAATGGAGAAAAACATTCATcaaaacattttaa
- the LOC106765538 gene encoding DNA-directed RNA polymerase II subunit RPB7 yields MFFHIVLERNMQLHPRYFGRNLRDNLVSKLMKDVEGTCSGRHGFVVAVTGIENIGKGLIRDGTGFVTFPVKYQCVVFRPFKGEILEAVVTMVNKMGFFAEAGPVQIFVSNHLIPDDMEFQSGDMPNYTTSDGSVKIQKDSEVRLKIIGTRVDATEIFCIGTIKDDFLGVINDPATV; encoded by the exons ATGTTCTTCCACATAGTGCTGGAGCGAAATATGCAGCTCCATCCACGCTACTTTGGTCGTAACCTTCGTGATAACCTNGTTTCCAAGCTAATGAAAGATGTGGAAGGCACTTGCAG TGGTCGACATGGATTTGTGGTGGCAGTTACAGGGATAGAAAACATAGGGAAAGGGTTAATTCGTGATGGAACAGGGTTTGTGACATTTCCAGTTAAGTACCAATGTGTTGTCTTCAGACCATTTAAGGGGGAGATCTTGGAAGCTGTTGTCACCATGGTGAACAAG ATGGGATTTTTTGCTGAAGCTGGACCTGTACAAATCTTTGTTTCCAACCAC TTGATTCCGGATGATATGGAGTTCCAGTCTGGAGACATGCCAAATTACACTACTTCAGATGGATCT GTTAAGATTCAAAAAGATAGTGAAGTTAGACTAAAGATAATTGGGACTCGAGTGGATGCTACTGAAATT TTCTGCATAGGTACCATAAAAGATGATTTCTTGGGTGTGATCAACGACCCTGCAACAGTTTAA
- the LOC106767861 gene encoding uncharacterized protein LOC106767861 isoform X1 produces MESAISLRYCPFPYSSKGFQSAASIGFHLRLNHATPLSAPQFSATRHQVTRSVWHANCTFERFSQPTQKEERGSEILRGVTGASLVLACVLGLFNFKMNPKLTTAHASSSSSFPSSGHYNSSMFENEVDGKGRDALESLLKIMKDAQVHENEIIPSQFNEDRGPSGEEVNTLKCIAIRESKSPKGREALKKLQEQYIKCKNDDLRQAQEYLGVALVEVLLLLQENLEEARKILDHQIIYLLQTESKNISAKKANKLTPKEKCDELLNLYDDDDSGFGRRMVKAKLILYKAIVHTMLEDNGARKWGNKEALEWRKTFIKTF; encoded by the exons ATGGAATCTGCTATCTCCCTACGTTACTGTCCCTTTCCCTACAGCTCCAAAGGATTTCAAAGTGCAGCTTCTATCGGATTTCATCTCAGGTTAAACCATGCCACACCTCTTTCTGCTCCTCAATTTTCTGCCACCAGACACCAAGTTACACGTTCAGTTTGGCATGCAAATTGCACGTTTGAAAGATTCTCTCAGCCCACCCAGAAGGAGGAAAGAGGCAGCGAAATTCTGAGAGGGGTTACAGGAGCTTCTCTTGTGCTGGCATGTGTTCTTGGATTGTTTAACTTTAAGATGAATCCAAAACTCACCACCGCTcatgcttcttcttcttcttcttttccttcatcTGGTCATTATAATTCATCCATGTTTGAGAATGAAGTTGATGGCAAAGGAAGAGATGCTCTTGAGTCATtgttgaaaataatgaaagatgcACAAGTTCATGAGAATGAGATAATCCCTTCCCAGTTTAACGAGGATCGTGGACCTAGCGGAGAAGAAGTTAACACCCTTAAg TGTATTGCTATTCGTGAAAGCAAATCTCCCAAGGGACGTGAAGCACTGAAGAAACTGCAAGAACAATACATAAAATGCAAGAATGATGATCTTCGACAGGCACAAGAGTACCTTGGAGTGGCTTTGGTAGAAGTTTTACTCCTGCTCCAG GAAAATTTGGAGGAGGCCCGTAAAATACTTGACCACCAAATCATCTATCTGCTTCAAACTGAGTCAAAAAATATTAGCGCTAAGAAGGCTAATAAGTTAACCCCAAAAGAG AAATGTGATGAACTATTAAACCTTTACGACGATGATGATTCTGGATTTGGGAGGAGAATGGTAAAAGCTAAATTGATCCTTTACAAG GCCATTGTACACACAATGTTGGAAGACAACGGAGCACGCAAATGGGGTAATAAGGAAGCACTTGAATGGAGAAAAACATTCATcaaaacattttaa
- the LOC106766220 gene encoding uncharacterized protein LOC106766220 isoform X2, producing MQMQGGGDSFGGNLSSHLRFSFFDHQNDSSEVPCGFLKKFPISDSDKIAMEKCESVVVVSAIFNDHDKIRQPRGLGSETLENVCFFMLIDDVTLKGLEYDGLISTYSNGYKIGVWRIVKVTKEDLYEKPAMNGVIPKYLVHRLFPNSQFSVWIDAKLQLMVDPLLLIHSLVISQNADMAISKHPHFVHTMEEAMATARWKKWWDVNALKMQMETYCENGLQPWTPIKMPYSSDVPDSALILRKHGLRSNLFSCLIFNELEAFNPRDQLAFAFVRDHMNPKLKLNMFEVEVLEQVTMEYRHNLKPSDVSFAKKSSMTTKTIRAQPDLLDQNGSCSSKCQQYLATMWGSHQ from the exons ATGCAGATGCAGGGTGGTGGTGATAGTTTCGGTGGGAATCTGAGTAGCCAtttaaggttttctttttttgatcACCAAAACGATAGCAGTGAAGTGCCTTGTGGATTCTTGAAGAAATTTCCAATAAGTGATTCTG ATAAAATTGCCATGGAAAAGTGTGAAAGTGTAGTTGTAGTTTCAGCAATATTCAATGACCACGACAAGATCCGACAACCTAGGGGTCTTGGGTCGGAAACACTAGAAAATGTCTGCTTCTTCATGTTGATAGATGATGTTACCCTGAAAGGGCTTGAATATGATGGCTTAATCTCAACATATTCCAATGGATACAAGATAGGTGTGTGGAGAATTGTGAAGGTTACGAAAGAGGATTTGTATGAGAAACCAGCAATGAATGGTGTTATACCAAAATATTTAGTTCATAGGCTTTTCCCAAATTCCCAATTCAGTGTTTGGATAGATGCAAAGCTGCAACTGATGGTTGATCCATTGCTGCTCATTCATTCACTTGTTATATCTCAGAATGCAGACATGGCTATATCAAAACACCCACATTTTGTTCATACCATGGAAGAAGCAATGGCCACTGCAAGATGGAAGAAATGGTGGGATGTCAATGCCTTGAAGATGCAGATGGAGACCTACTGTGAAAATGGATTGCAGCCATGGACTCCCATCAAAATGCCATATTCCTCAG ATGTGCCAGACAGTGCACTGATCCTGAGGAAGCATGGACTAAGAAGTAATCTATTCTCATGTCTTATATTCAATGAGTTGGAGGCTTTTAACCCAAGAGATCAATTAGCTTTTGCATTTGTTAGAGATCACATGAACCCCAAGTTGAAGCTGAACATGTTTGAGGTTGAAGTTCTTGAACAAGTGACTATGGAGTACAGGCACAATCTCAAGCCAAGTGATGTGTCCTTTGCCAAAAAGTCATCTATGACAACAAAAACTATAAGGGCACAACCAGATTTGTTGGATCAAAATGGAAGCTGTAGCAGCAAGTGCCAGCAGTATCTTGCCACCATGTGGGGGTCTCACCAATAA